Proteins found in one Nitrosopumilus maritimus SCM1 genomic segment:
- a CDS encoding NADH-quinone oxidoreductase subunit A, whose protein sequence is MFAFGIAAMAPALIISRMVSPRKRSNPVKFLPMECGQVPSGEGRTHFMMQYYPYILMFVVFDVMAIFLYAWGSALLELPKSATLPMIGFLAIMFGAMAFALYQSGRRRIW, encoded by the coding sequence ATGTTTGCCTTTGGTATAGCAGCAATGGCACCTGCATTGATTATTTCACGAATGGTTTCTCCTCGAAAACGTAGTAACCCTGTAAAATTCTTGCCGATGGAATGTGGTCAAGTTCCGTCTGGTGAAGGCCGAACTCATTTTATGATGCAGTATTATCCGTACATTCTCATGTTTGTTGTTTTTGATGTAATGGCAATTTTCTTGTATGCTTGGGGAAGTGCACTGTTAGAACTTCCAAAGAGTGCAACTTTGCCAATGATAGGATTTTTAGCTATAATGTTTGGTGCAATGGCATTTGCGTTATACCAATCAGGGAGACGAAGAATATGGTAG
- a CDS encoding NADH-quinone oxidoreductase subunit B, with protein MLKDLVTPENANVFVGKLGDILEKAIDKPLGYAINWGRIWSLWPVHIETACCSVEFGAASSPRYDVERFGIIEAFGSLRQCDLVVVQGTITRKMAPRLRLVYDQMPEPKYVIAMGACAITGGLYFDSYNVLPGIDGVIPVDVYVPGCPPRPETLIQGCILLQEKIKRMKARKFV; from the coding sequence TTGCTTAAAGACTTAGTAACACCAGAAAACGCAAATGTCTTTGTAGGAAAACTCGGAGATATTTTAGAAAAAGCAATCGATAAACCATTGGGCTACGCCATCAATTGGGGTAGAATTTGGTCACTCTGGCCTGTCCACATTGAAACAGCTTGTTGCAGTGTAGAATTTGGCGCAGCATCAAGTCCAAGATACGATGTTGAAAGATTTGGTATCATCGAAGCATTTGGATCACTTAGACAATGTGATCTAGTTGTTGTTCAAGGAACTATTACAAGAAAGATGGCACCACGTCTCAGATTAGTTTATGATCAAATGCCAGAACCAAAGTACGTAATTGCTATGGGAGCTTGTGCAATTACTGGAGGATTGTATTTCGATTCATACAATGTACTTCCAGGAATTGACGGAGTAATTCCAGTTGATGTCTATGTTCCAGGTTGCCCACCTAGACCTGAAACTCTCATACAAGGATGTATTTTGTTACAAGAGAAAATTAAGAGAATGAAGGCTAGGAAGTTTGTATAA
- a CDS encoding NADH-quinone oxidoreductase subunit C, translating into MSSDSEKPAAAKPEEKAAPPKPAPKPAAKTEEKPVELPAFEKGISDKLVEKFGDKIEVDFVKEDRVGIKASKESVHDVAQFIRDDLHYDHAESVSGVDYPADNEIEVVYHLGSYTDSSLARQVLTLSTRAPRESSPIPGQDSTKLPSLRDVFYSVEFGEREVFEMLGVYFDGHPDNRRLLLPEDWADLPPLRKDFAIKGR; encoded by the coding sequence ATGAGTAGTGATTCTGAAAAACCAGCAGCAGCAAAACCTGAAGAGAAAGCAGCTCCTCCTAAGCCTGCACCAAAACCTGCAGCAAAGACTGAAGAAAAACCTGTAGAACTTCCTGCATTTGAAAAAGGAATTTCTGATAAACTAGTTGAAAAATTTGGCGATAAAATTGAAGTAGACTTTGTAAAAGAAGACCGAGTTGGAATTAAAGCAAGTAAAGAAAGCGTTCATGATGTGGCACAATTCATTCGTGATGACTTACATTATGACCATGCAGAATCTGTTTCAGGCGTAGATTATCCTGCAGATAATGAAATTGAGGTAGTTTATCATCTTGGCTCTTATACTGATTCTTCTCTTGCAAGGCAAGTTCTTACATTATCTACACGTGCTCCTAGAGAATCCTCTCCAATTCCAGGACAAGATTCTACAAAATTACCAAGTCTTAGAGATGTATTCTACAGTGTGGAATTTGGTGAAAGAGAAGTTTTTGAAATGTTAGGTGTTTACTTTGATGGTCATCCAGATAATAGACGATTACTTTTGCCTGAAGATTGGGCAGATTTGCCACCACTTCGAAAGGACTTTGCAATAAAGGGTAGATGA
- a CDS encoding NADH-quinone oxidoreductase subunit D — translation MTDIMPPGLALKKVDERIMTLNVGPQHPGSGHMRIVVQIDGDYIVACDPDPGYVHRGEEKMAEYRNYITNVPHLERPVIHDSCNVLYPYVLGAEEILGIEVPERAKYVRVICSELNRCIYTMYWLAIYGIFLGHSTMFMWPAGDRELLIDLMEKVSGARVTHAHFIPGGVRNDLPANFEDVCLRQVNYFEKRIKEYAAVFYDNPILISRTQDTGVLSRENAIRYGTTGSVLRASGVDYDLRVKAPYDVYDELDVHTNVLKEGDSYARSKVPWLDMMESCNIIRQALQKMPKSGSVRTKLKPNPKTKGPATVYKRVESGRGSLGCYIVSDGKTEPYRVKMSVPSFRNLLAMPNLLIGEKLGNMPSVYWSLNYWPVEADR, via the coding sequence ATGACTGATATAATGCCACCAGGATTAGCACTGAAAAAAGTTGATGAGAGAATCATGACTCTTAATGTTGGACCACAACATCCAGGTTCTGGTCACATGAGAATTGTTGTTCAAATTGATGGTGACTATATTGTTGCATGTGATCCTGATCCAGGATATGTACATCGTGGAGAAGAAAAGATGGCAGAGTATAGAAACTACATTACCAATGTGCCTCACTTAGAAAGACCTGTTATTCATGATTCATGTAATGTTCTTTATCCATACGTTTTAGGTGCTGAAGAAATTCTTGGAATTGAAGTTCCAGAACGTGCAAAATATGTTAGAGTAATCTGTTCAGAACTAAATCGATGTATCTATACAATGTATTGGCTTGCAATTTATGGAATTTTCTTAGGTCACTCTACAATGTTCATGTGGCCTGCAGGTGACCGAGAACTCTTAATTGATCTCATGGAAAAAGTATCTGGTGCTAGAGTAACACATGCACACTTTATTCCGGGTGGAGTAAGAAATGACTTACCTGCAAACTTTGAAGATGTTTGTTTACGTCAAGTAAATTACTTTGAGAAACGTATCAAAGAATATGCTGCAGTGTTTTATGATAATCCTATTTTGATTTCAAGAACACAAGACACTGGTGTATTGTCACGTGAAAATGCAATCAGATATGGAACAACTGGTTCAGTTCTTAGAGCAAGTGGTGTAGATTATGACTTGAGAGTTAAAGCACCATATGATGTCTATGATGAATTAGATGTTCATACTAACGTATTGAAAGAAGGAGATTCCTATGCTCGTTCTAAAGTACCATGGCTTGACATGATGGAAAGTTGCAATATCATTAGACAAGCACTACAAAAAATGCCAAAGTCTGGTTCTGTTAGAACAAAACTAAAACCAAACCCAAAGACAAAAGGACCTGCTACAGTATACAAACGCGTAGAATCTGGCAGAGGTTCTCTTGGATGTTATATTGTATCTGATGGTAAAACTGAACCTTACAGAGTAAAAATGAGTGTTCCTTCATTTAGAAACTTACTTGCAATGCCAAATCTTTTGATTGGTGAAAAACTTGGTAACATGCCATCAGTATATTGGAGTCTTAATTATTGGCCAGTGGAGGCAGATAGATAA
- the nuoH gene encoding NADH-quinone oxidoreductase subunit NuoH encodes MSALAPKFKLSEFIKSLLDNAFWVVLLVSLIGLPAIQVAFFYIEMPVINGELLTPFLAMTWLADPTRSLPILKAFMATDIFRVMAFPGFGFAALIAAATIFVERKMLAKLQLRVGPFYCGKIEGILQLMGDGLKLISKEIIIPAKADKPIFWAAPVIFVATAAAFVALIPVAPGWVVADVDLGLLGVFAVIGFFPIITILSAWSANSKFPFIGGIRALFQMVSFEIPLILSLLGVVILTGTLNLSEIAASQSNFPWIIFLPVGAIVFFITMLAELERIPFDLPEAESEIVAGWLTEFSGMMYGLVQLGTYLKLYAFAGLFVVLFLGGWNGPMVVPPFPEEFLTGVEMGPLTVGPFPGLPLFDQEMLNGTLWFVLKTVGVIFFILLPRGVFPRIRIDMLLSLGWTKLIGLAFVNIFIALGLLYAGVLGPGGLQ; translated from the coding sequence ATGTCAGCTCTGGCACCAAAATTCAAACTAAGTGAGTTTATCAAATCTCTTCTTGATAATGCATTTTGGGTAGTTCTGCTAGTATCGTTAATTGGATTACCTGCAATTCAAGTAGCATTCTTCTACATTGAAATGCCTGTAATCAATGGCGAATTACTTACACCATTCCTTGCAATGACTTGGTTGGCAGATCCTACACGTAGTTTACCAATTCTCAAAGCATTCATGGCAACTGATATTTTTAGAGTAATGGCATTTCCAGGATTTGGATTTGCAGCACTCATAGCTGCTGCAACAATTTTTGTTGAAAGAAAAATGCTTGCTAAATTACAACTTAGAGTTGGTCCCTTCTATTGTGGAAAGATTGAAGGTATTTTACAATTAATGGGTGATGGTCTAAAACTAATTTCAAAGGAGATTATTATTCCAGCAAAGGCTGACAAGCCAATATTTTGGGCAGCTCCTGTAATCTTTGTTGCAACCGCTGCAGCATTTGTTGCGTTAATCCCTGTAGCTCCTGGTTGGGTAGTTGCAGATGTAGACTTGGGATTGCTAGGTGTTTTTGCAGTAATTGGTTTCTTCCCAATCATAACAATTCTTTCAGCATGGTCTGCTAACAGTAAATTCCCATTCATTGGCGGTATTAGAGCACTATTCCAGATGGTCTCATTTGAAATTCCACTGATATTGTCCTTGTTGGGAGTTGTAATTCTTACAGGTACTCTTAACTTATCTGAAATTGCAGCTAGCCAATCAAACTTCCCATGGATTATATTTTTGCCAGTTGGCGCAATTGTATTCTTTATCACAATGCTTGCAGAACTAGAAAGAATTCCATTTGATTTGCCAGAAGCAGAAAGTGAAATTGTTGCCGGTTGGTTAACTGAGTTCTCTGGAATGATGTATGGTCTAGTTCAATTAGGAACCTATCTGAAACTTTATGCATTTGCAGGATTGTTTGTTGTTTTGTTCTTAGGTGGCTGGAACGGTCCAATGGTTGTTCCTCCATTCCCAGAAGAATTCCTTACTGGAGTTGAAATGGGTCCACTTACTGTAGGTCCATTCCCTGGATTGCCATTGTTTGATCAAGAAATGCTAAATGGAACATTATGGTTTGTTCTCAAAACTGTTGGAGTTATCTTCTTTATTCTCTTACCAAGAGGTGTCTTCCCAAGAATTAGAATTGATATGTTGTTGAGTCTTGGTTGGACCAAACTAATTGGACTTGCTTTCGTTAACATCTTTATTGCACTAGGCTTGCTTTACGCTGGAGTCTTGGGACCAGGAGGATTACAATAA
- a CDS encoding NADH-quinone oxidoreductase subunit I, with the protein MGTATGIIRALNSGIKHIAIKRFTLRYPEEKLKFVGDGYQFDPSTGVGIAGLKGRHMLFHDHCTGCQLCSIACEGVAEAIAMVKVPEEQKQNKKSIMPQIDYGKCVFCGLCVDACPFYALYMTNDYELSSFTKEGLIYTPAQLAVKPYLTQDSEIQITDRGATHG; encoded by the coding sequence ATGGGAACTGCAACGGGAATTATTCGTGCATTAAACTCGGGAATCAAACATATTGCAATTAAACGATTTACACTTCGTTATCCTGAAGAGAAACTCAAGTTTGTAGGTGATGGTTACCAATTTGATCCTTCAACTGGTGTTGGTATAGCTGGACTCAAAGGACGACACATGTTATTTCATGATCACTGTACTGGATGTCAATTATGTTCAATTGCTTGTGAAGGTGTTGCAGAAGCCATTGCAATGGTAAAAGTTCCTGAAGAGCAAAAACAAAATAAAAAATCTATCATGCCTCAAATTGATTATGGAAAATGTGTTTTCTGTGGTCTTTGTGTTGATGCATGTCCTTTCTATGCGCTTTACATGACAAATGATTATGAATTATCTTCATTTACTAAAGAAGGTCTGATTTACACTCCTGCACAACTTGCAGTAAAACCATATCTCACACAAGACAGTGAAATTCAAATTACTGATAGAGGTGCAACACATGGCTGA
- a CDS encoding NADH-quinone oxidoreductase subunit J: MADAAFLALTVITIGSAIAALELRSLVYGSIALMGTLGGIAGFFFLLDAPFVALFQLAVYVGSIAVLILFTVMLVKRELIFKKIEDKRRKFAGIGLMLVIMVALGAVFLDSGIKTITTDEPPVDFRDIGTDFVTYYWPALILMGLILAGSVTGALVLAKREDVENDQRTD; the protein is encoded by the coding sequence ATGGCTGATGCTGCATTCTTAGCCCTTACTGTCATTACAATTGGTTCTGCAATTGCTGCACTTGAATTAAGATCATTGGTTTATGGCTCTATTGCATTAATGGGAACTCTTGGCGGTATTGCCGGATTTTTCTTTTTACTAGATGCTCCATTTGTTGCATTGTTCCAACTTGCAGTTTATGTAGGTTCAATTGCTGTTCTTATCCTGTTTACTGTAATGTTGGTAAAAAGAGAACTCATATTCAAAAAAATTGAAGATAAAAGAAGAAAGTTTGCCGGAATTGGATTGATGCTTGTTATTATGGTTGCATTAGGTGCAGTCTTTTTAGATTCTGGAATTAAAACAATAACAACTGATGAACCACCTGTTGACTTTAGAGACATTGGTACAGACTTTGTAACATACTACTGGCCTGCACTAATTTTGATGGGATTAATTCTGGCTGGTTCTGTTACTGGTGCACTTGTATTAGCAAAACGAGAGGATGTGGAAAATGACCAACGAACTGATTGA
- the nuoK gene encoding NADH-quinone oxidoreductase subunit NuoK, translated as MTNELIDFTLVSVALLGIGIYGLAVKRNFIRMLFAVEIVINAANLSLVAFGRFLPHSGGQTLALFSIAIAAAEVAVGLSLIIVAYRMYQNVDIADFRSLKG; from the coding sequence ATGACCAACGAACTGATTGATTTTACCCTTGTATCTGTTGCCTTGTTAGGTATAGGCATCTATGGTCTTGCAGTTAAACGTAATTTTATCAGAATGCTATTTGCAGTTGAGATTGTAATTAACGCTGCAAATCTCAGTTTAGTAGCATTTGGTAGATTTTTGCCACATAGTGGTGGTCAAACATTAGCATTATTCTCTATTGCAATTGCAGCTGCAGAAGTGGCAGTTGGACTATCATTAATCATTGTAGCATATCGTATGTATCAAAATGTCGATATTGCAGACTTTAGGAGCTTGAAAGGATAA
- a CDS encoding complex I subunit 4 family protein codes for MEYALLQAVFLPLLLSPIAYILGRKVGPTPAMWFTFAILLYTTILVVNAALSGTVEEHYPWTEQFGEFGFLLDGLASPFAIIIYVLSTILVLYSKPYMIHKFHEQFEEEQKINPSSSGQSSVVESSALSNYVNAKSGLYFALYLVFAMGMLGTVMSTNLIEFYIFFEVMLIPGFFLVALWGDGPRRKIGLMFLFWTHAGAVVLLLGFLMIGLTIGSFDFADIKESEIPQDVVMISAIAIAIGLGVKLAVFMFHVWLPYVHGSAPTPISALLSPAMIGIGAYGVFRLIVEFLPSTFAELSIWFHIWGLVTMLYGGAMALMQDDLKRLLAYSSISQMGYLLFGIGSMSAMGLAGAEMMYITHGLGKGILFMMAGIIIVKVGTRSISKLGGLAGKMPITAVCAVIGALTIMGVPPTSGFMGEWILFYGALETAIEEGSTLRAVTFGLGLVATALTMAYMLWMLKRVFFGKTPEHLEKVKEGSWYMTAPMMVLAGFTVVLGIYPDIFLKTILPYMNGVLGI; via the coding sequence ATGGAATACGCATTATTACAGGCAGTTTTCTTGCCACTACTCTTATCTCCAATAGCCTACATCTTGGGAAGAAAAGTAGGACCAACTCCTGCCATGTGGTTCACATTTGCAATATTACTTTACACCACAATCCTTGTAGTTAATGCAGCATTATCTGGAACTGTAGAAGAACACTATCCATGGACTGAACAATTTGGTGAATTTGGTTTCTTACTTGATGGTTTGGCATCTCCATTTGCAATAATCATCTATGTGTTATCCACAATTTTGGTACTTTATTCAAAACCATACATGATTCACAAATTCCATGAACAATTTGAAGAAGAACAAAAAATCAATCCTTCTTCAAGTGGACAAAGTTCTGTTGTTGAATCCTCTGCTCTTTCTAATTATGTAAATGCAAAATCTGGTCTTTACTTTGCACTTTATCTTGTATTTGCAATGGGAATGCTTGGAACTGTCATGTCCACAAACCTGATTGAATTTTACATATTCTTTGAGGTTATGTTGATTCCTGGTTTCTTCTTAGTTGCTCTTTGGGGTGATGGTCCAAGAAGAAAGATTGGTTTAATGTTCCTCTTTTGGACTCACGCTGGTGCAGTTGTTTTACTATTAGGATTCTTAATGATTGGACTGACGATTGGTAGCTTTGATTTTGCTGATATCAAAGAATCTGAAATTCCTCAAGATGTCGTAATGATTTCTGCAATTGCTATTGCGATTGGTCTTGGAGTAAAACTGGCTGTCTTTATGTTCCATGTTTGGTTACCTTATGTCCACGGTTCAGCACCTACACCAATTAGTGCACTTTTGTCCCCTGCAATGATCGGAATTGGTGCATATGGTGTCTTTAGATTAATTGTTGAATTCTTACCGTCCACATTTGCAGAGTTGTCTATTTGGTTCCACATTTGGGGTCTTGTTACAATGCTTTATGGTGGTGCAATGGCCTTGATGCAAGATGATCTAAAACGATTACTTGCTTATTCTAGTATCAGTCAGATGGGATACCTGCTATTTGGTATTGGCTCCATGTCTGCAATGGGTCTTGCAGGTGCTGAGATGATGTACATCACTCACGGACTTGGAAAAGGTATTCTCTTCATGATGGCTGGAATTATAATTGTCAAAGTCGGTACACGTAGTATCTCTAAACTTGGTGGTCTTGCTGGAAAGATGCCAATTACTGCAGTTTGTGCAGTTATTGGTGCACTTACAATTATGGGTGTTCCACCAACCAGTGGATTTATGGGAGAATGGATTCTATTTTACGGAGCATTAGAAACTGCTATTGAAGAAGGTTCTACACTTAGAGCAGTAACATTTGGTCTTGGACTTGTTGCAACTGCACTAACAATGGCTTACATGTTATGGATGCTAAAACGTGTCTTCTTTGGTAAGACACCTGAACATCTAGAGAAAGTCAAAGAAGGAAGTTGGTATATGACAGCACCAATGATGGTACTAGCTGGATTTACTGTTGTACTTGGAATTTATCCAGATATTTTCTTGAAGACAATCTTACCTTACATGAACGGAGTGTTGGGAATCTAA
- a CDS encoding NADH-quinone oxidoreductase subunit L, with protein MATESIGLPFEATSAAAWLVWILPFAAALIMPGIGKISKRATGYVAVGFALMSALSAASLLPVAIEASEIHHQIMWIEAIGLKGGVLADPLSVIMANVVAWISFLIMIYSTGYMKGDKDITRFWFWMMFFIGSMQIIVLSDNLLQVFFGWEGVGLASYALISFWYRDKKKDHVGQEGRTVLGLLDYYAPTHAGMKAFIMTKVGDVMMIAGMLLIFLFAGTFGFKELMGDHEWAIAMNAQGMLVPAFVLLFGGAIGKSAQFPLNEWLLEAMTGPTAVSALIHAATMVKAGVFLVARIGPIVFALGAAGIMADQFFEIVAWVGAITALLLATQGMVNPEIKKVLAYSTGSQIGYMMMALGVAGLSHQYVDGYTAGFFHLISHAMFKASLFMAAGSLLHIVGSRFMTDMGGLRKHMKKTYAFMWAAGLGLMGAPFITTGFWSKDAIFAAVYTSGNEWALPLFAIAVLTAIITAFYTTRMIGMVFFGNKSKHIQKMEEEGHHIHEASLSMWAPYGILAVLTIGIGLIGLSTEHGLHHMFEVYLEDSFGIHSEHAKAEASILPEFLKGINPVALGASLVAFAIGIGLGYIFYIGRWVDPVKFVNSNIFFYAIHKVILSRWYLNAIVYWCFVIAPLWLARGVFRYFEKTAIDYGMNDGFQKATAWGAKVVQGTQTGVSQSYLFVFGAGLLFVVLILLM; from the coding sequence ATGGCAACTGAATCTATCGGTTTACCATTTGAAGCAACATCTGCTGCAGCATGGCTAGTTTGGATTCTGCCATTTGCTGCCGCACTCATCATGCCTGGTATTGGAAAAATCTCAAAAAGAGCAACAGGTTACGTCGCAGTTGGATTTGCATTAATGAGTGCACTATCAGCTGCATCTTTGTTACCAGTTGCAATTGAAGCTTCAGAAATTCATCATCAAATTATGTGGATTGAGGCAATTGGTTTGAAAGGTGGTGTATTAGCTGATCCACTTTCAGTAATTATGGCAAATGTTGTTGCATGGATTTCATTCCTCATTATGATTTACAGTACAGGTTACATGAAAGGCGATAAAGATATAACAAGATTCTGGTTCTGGATGATGTTCTTTATTGGTTCAATGCAAATTATTGTGTTATCTGATAACTTACTCCAAGTATTCTTTGGATGGGAGGGTGTAGGTCTTGCATCTTATGCATTGATCAGCTTTTGGTATCGTGATAAAAAGAAGGATCATGTTGGACAAGAAGGACGTACCGTTCTTGGTTTGTTAGATTATTATGCTCCAACACATGCTGGTATGAAGGCATTCATCATGACCAAAGTCGGTGATGTGATGATGATTGCGGGTATGCTTTTGATATTTTTGTTTGCTGGAACATTTGGTTTCAAGGAACTGATGGGAGATCATGAATGGGCTATTGCTATGAATGCTCAAGGTATGTTGGTTCCTGCATTTGTGTTGCTATTTGGTGGTGCAATAGGTAAATCTGCACAATTCCCATTAAACGAATGGCTCTTAGAAGCAATGACTGGTCCAACTGCAGTTTCAGCATTAATTCACGCAGCAACAATGGTTAAAGCTGGTGTATTCTTAGTTGCAAGAATTGGACCAATTGTATTTGCACTAGGCGCTGCAGGAATTATGGCAGACCAATTCTTTGAGATTGTTGCATGGGTTGGTGCAATAACTGCATTATTACTTGCAACTCAAGGTATGGTTAATCCAGAAATCAAGAAAGTTCTAGCATATTCTACTGGTTCACAAATTGGTTACATGATGATGGCATTAGGTGTTGCAGGACTGTCTCATCAATATGTTGATGGTTATACTGCAGGATTCTTCCACTTAATTTCTCACGCAATGTTCAAAGCCTCATTATTCATGGCAGCAGGTTCTCTGTTACACATTGTTGGTTCTCGTTTCATGACAGATATGGGTGGTTTGCGAAAACATATGAAAAAGACGTATGCTTTCATGTGGGCTGCCGGTCTTGGTTTAATGGGAGCGCCATTTATCACAACAGGTTTCTGGAGTAAAGATGCAATCTTTGCAGCAGTTTATACCTCTGGAAATGAATGGGCATTACCGCTATTTGCAATTGCAGTGTTAACTGCAATAATTACAGCATTCTATACTACAAGAATGATTGGTATGGTCTTCTTTGGTAACAAGAGCAAACATATCCAAAAGATGGAAGAAGAAGGACATCACATCCATGAAGCATCATTATCGATGTGGGCTCCATACGGAATTCTTGCAGTTCTAACTATTGGAATTGGATTAATCGGATTATCTACAGAACATGGATTGCACCATATGTTTGAGGTATATCTTGAAGATTCATTTGGAATTCACAGTGAACATGCAAAAGCTGAAGCCTCAATATTGCCAGAATTCTTGAAAGGAATTAATCCAGTAGCACTTGGTGCCTCACTTGTTGCATTTGCAATAGGTATTGGATTAGGTTACATATTCTATATTGGTAGATGGGTTGATCCTGTCAAATTTGTAAATTCAAACATTTTCTTTTACGCAATTCACAAAGTTATCTTAAGCAGATGGTATCTCAATGCAATAGTGTATTGGTGCTTTGTAATAGCCCCATTATGGTTAGCAAGAGGTGTATTCAGATACTTTGAAAAGACAGCTATCGATTACGGTATGAATGACGGATTCCAGAAAGCAACTGCCTGGGGTGCAAAAGTTGTACAAGGAACTCAGACTGGTGTTTCCCAATCATATCTATTCGTATTTGGAGCAGGATTACTATTCGTGGTTCTGATATTGTTGATGTAG
- a CDS encoding NADH-quinone oxidoreductase subunit N has protein sequence MLEITSTPLILIAILGTVGVILPIISIARKEKGSNSFYAVIAFAALIVSMAYVGYEFINENVAASALFSDDVIVDDAFGGFFAIAMLIVALFTTVGSFNYMRKHNSPAVYYSLILLATIGMILVAYSTDLVMLFVAWELMSIPTYILVGYMKKNPSSNEAALKYFLFGALSSAIIVYGIAISYGLTGSTNIGEVIEGYSTLDPSLLPLALLSVGMFIAGFGFKMGLVPFHQWLPDTYEGAPSPVTALLAAATKKAGFAAAIRIIVLGMMALNLDWTLALGIIAVMTMTIGNVAAIMQKNLSRMLAYSSIAHAGYILIGLAVAPYSSLGLQGSLYQIFNHAVMKGAAFIAIAGIVTTLAVTHIDKLKGLGRRMPITALGMVISLFALAGVPPLSGFWSKLMLFGSALDASTALWWAPWLAIAGVLNSALSLAYYGWITRKMYFEGETEKRVSEPKSIVAVMIFSIIFLVGFGVYPEPLLKFVEFATPVVSLGLMP, from the coding sequence ATGTTAGAAATTACTTCCACACCATTAATACTAATTGCAATTTTAGGAACCGTTGGAGTTATTCTTCCAATTATTAGCATTGCAAGAAAAGAAAAAGGCTCTAACTCATTTTATGCTGTAATTGCATTTGCCGCATTAATCGTGTCAATGGCCTATGTTGGCTATGAATTCATTAATGAAAACGTTGCTGCATCTGCTCTATTTTCTGATGATGTAATTGTAGATGATGCGTTTGGTGGATTCTTTGCAATTGCAATGTTGATTGTTGCATTGTTCACAACAGTTGGCTCCTTTAATTATATGAGAAAACACAACTCTCCTGCTGTTTACTATTCACTAATCTTACTTGCAACAATCGGTATGATTCTTGTTGCATATTCAACTGATTTGGTAATGTTGTTTGTTGCTTGGGAACTCATGAGTATTCCAACATACATTTTGGTTGGATATATGAAAAAGAACCCAAGCTCAAATGAAGCCGCATTAAAGTACTTCTTGTTTGGCGCACTGTCTTCTGCAATAATCGTTTACGGAATTGCAATATCTTATGGATTAACTGGTTCTACAAATATTGGAGAAGTTATTGAAGGATACTCAACACTTGATCCATCCCTATTGCCATTAGCATTACTCTCAGTTGGAATGTTTATTGCAGGATTTGGATTCAAGATGGGACTTGTTCCATTCCATCAATGGCTCCCAGATACCTATGAAGGTGCACCATCTCCAGTTACTGCACTTCTTGCAGCTGCAACCAAAAAAGCAGGATTTGCTGCTGCTATCAGAATCATAGTACTTGGAATGATGGCTCTAAATCTTGATTGGACTTTAGCTCTCGGAATTATTGCTGTGATGACTATGACAATCGGTAATGTTGCAGCAATCATGCAAAAGAATCTCTCAAGAATGTTGGCTTATTCTAGTATTGCACATGCTGGATACATCTTGATTGGATTAGCAGTTGCTCCATACAGCTCTCTTGGCTTACAAGGTTCCTTGTATCAAATATTCAACCATGCCGTGATGAAAGGTGCTGCCTTTATTGCAATTGCAGGAATTGTAACAACCCTTGCTGTAACTCATATTGATAAACTCAAAGGACTTGGAAGACGAATGCCTATCACTGCTTTAGGTATGGTGATTTCATTATTTGCTCTTGCAGGCGTTCCTCCACTTTCAGGATTTTGGAGTAAATTGATGTTGTTTGGAAGTGCATTAGATGCTAGTACTGCATTATGGTGGGCTCCATGGCTTGCAATTGCAGGTGTTCTTAACAGTGCATTATCACTTGCTTACTATGGTTGGATTACAAGAAAGATGTACTTTGAAGGAGAAACCGAAAAGAGAGTTTCTGAACCAAAATCAATTGTAGCAGTAATGATATTCTCAATCATCTTCTTAGTAGGATTCGGTGTTTATCCAGAACCACTACTCAAATTTGTAGAGTTTGCAACACCAGTCGTTAGTTTAGGACTTATGCCTTAA